One part of the Granulicella arctica genome encodes these proteins:
- a CDS encoding SLBB domain-containing protein, with protein MGVLCFVPVSALAQSSTDSPFSSGLSSQSDATASQQPTSDTSSSTTQTQVGSKSLTQSRQPTLGNGQQDSDTQTERNGRYVNQNFPEAPVQLTAFQRLAAASVGKVLPIYGANLFTNVPSTFSPVDRIPVTPDYVIGPGDELLIRMWGQVTLDGHFTVDRSGNVYIPQVGAVRVAGVSFAQVTDYLRTQIGRTFRNFDLNVNIGQLRSIQIFIVGEARRPGSYTVSSLSTLVNALFASGGPSPMGSMRSIQVKRGKEIVTTFDLYDLLLKGDKSKDVQLVSGDVIYIPPVGPMVALAGSIDTPGLYELKSESTVKDAIALAGGLSTLAQNKDVRIERIAHHDSRTVLDVKLDGVGMATPLSDGDILEISPIIDGFKDAVTLRGNVAEPRRFAWFPGMRIKDLIPDKDALLTRDYWQQRNELGLPVLDSTPDVRRYAPDTPIAQVNGRGVSPTRSSTALMLNLPNAQDSDTNVYGHGPQFSLDGSSVTDNNSNTATQNGAMNSSTTSSNAASNITAGTTNLSSDDSSRSTRNGALAFQADRNDAPGGNDGSSASGTSLSAGVTGAARRFPRKNAVVLSAPDVDWAYAVVQRLNRADLTTQLIPFNLGRVVIDSDNTQNLELQPGDVVTVFSKADIRVPQSQQTKYVRLEGEFKAAGTYSVAPGETLRQLVARAGGLADNAYLYGSQFTRESTRVLQQQRLSDYAADLDRRIKLAEANAANNALNPQDEVANIAGLQNARTVAMRLSQLKATGRIVLNVRPDSSTIADIPDLPLEDGDAFVVPQVPLSVDVFGSVYTQNSFLYNSHKRAVDYIREAGGGTRTADVKRSYIVRADGSIISRQFSSALFTGNFDSIHLHPGDAVVVPEQVDKRPLLRNLVDIATIIGQFGLGIAAINVL; from the coding sequence ATGGGCGTTCTCTGTTTCGTGCCGGTGTCCGCACTCGCACAGAGTTCAACAGACAGCCCCTTCTCTTCCGGTCTATCTAGCCAATCGGATGCGACGGCAAGTCAGCAGCCGACGTCCGATACCTCATCGAGTACGACGCAGACTCAAGTTGGTTCCAAGAGCCTGACTCAGTCTCGTCAGCCGACCCTTGGTAATGGCCAGCAGGATAGTGACACACAGACTGAGCGTAACGGTCGTTATGTCAATCAAAATTTTCCCGAGGCTCCGGTTCAACTGACGGCCTTTCAGCGACTTGCGGCGGCTTCTGTCGGCAAGGTGCTCCCAATCTACGGGGCAAATTTATTTACAAATGTTCCCTCGACCTTCTCTCCGGTCGATCGCATTCCAGTGACTCCGGATTACGTTATTGGCCCAGGTGATGAGTTGTTGATTCGCATGTGGGGTCAGGTAACGCTTGACGGGCATTTCACGGTGGACCGCTCAGGAAATGTCTACATTCCCCAGGTTGGGGCAGTTCGCGTGGCGGGTGTTTCGTTTGCGCAGGTGACGGATTATCTGCGTACGCAGATTGGACGGACCTTCCGGAACTTCGACCTGAATGTGAATATCGGCCAGCTCCGGTCCATTCAGATCTTTATTGTTGGCGAGGCGAGGCGTCCGGGTAGCTATACGGTCAGCTCGTTGAGTACGCTTGTGAATGCACTGTTTGCCAGTGGCGGCCCCTCCCCGATGGGCAGCATGCGCAGCATTCAGGTCAAGCGTGGCAAGGAGATTGTCACCACCTTCGATCTGTATGACCTGCTGCTGAAGGGTGATAAATCCAAAGACGTGCAGCTGGTATCGGGCGATGTGATCTATATCCCCCCGGTTGGCCCGATGGTGGCCTTAGCTGGAAGTATTGATACTCCCGGACTGTATGAGCTGAAGTCGGAGTCGACGGTCAAGGATGCGATTGCCCTTGCCGGCGGTCTATCGACACTGGCACAGAATAAGGACGTCCGTATCGAGCGGATCGCGCATCATGACTCGCGTACGGTTCTCGATGTGAAGCTGGATGGAGTGGGCATGGCGACTCCTCTGAGCGATGGCGATATTCTTGAGATCTCTCCCATCATCGATGGCTTCAAGGACGCTGTAACCCTCCGTGGCAATGTGGCTGAGCCGCGACGGTTTGCCTGGTTTCCGGGTATGCGGATCAAAGATCTAATTCCGGATAAGGATGCGCTGCTGACGCGTGATTATTGGCAACAGAGGAACGAGCTTGGACTGCCGGTGCTGGATTCGACCCCGGATGTCCGACGCTATGCGCCCGATACTCCGATTGCCCAGGTCAACGGAAGAGGTGTGAGTCCAACCAGGTCATCGACTGCATTGATGTTGAATCTGCCGAATGCTCAGGACAGCGATACAAACGTATACGGTCATGGCCCACAGTTCAGTCTAGACGGGTCGTCTGTGACCGATAACAACTCGAATACCGCAACGCAGAACGGAGCGATGAACTCGAGCACTACGTCTTCGAATGCGGCCTCGAATATAACCGCAGGAACCACCAATCTGAGCAGTGACGATAGTTCCAGGTCAACGCGTAATGGTGCTTTAGCGTTTCAGGCTGATCGTAATGATGCTCCTGGCGGTAACGATGGTAGCAGTGCTTCCGGCACATCCTTGAGCGCAGGTGTTACCGGTGCTGCTCGCCGTTTTCCTCGTAAAAACGCTGTGGTGTTGAGTGCGCCTGATGTAGATTGGGCGTACGCGGTGGTCCAGCGTCTCAATCGAGCCGATCTTACGACTCAACTCATCCCTTTCAATCTCGGGCGCGTTGTGATTGACAGCGACAATACTCAAAATTTGGAGCTTCAACCCGGCGATGTCGTTACCGTCTTTTCAAAGGCGGACATCCGTGTTCCTCAATCGCAGCAGACCAAGTATGTGCGTCTCGAAGGCGAGTTCAAGGCGGCTGGAACGTATAGTGTGGCTCCAGGAGAGACACTGCGACAGCTTGTAGCCCGTGCCGGCGGGCTGGCTGACAACGCCTATTTGTATGGATCGCAGTTCACCCGTGAATCCACTCGGGTTCTACAGCAGCAGAGATTGAGCGATTATGCAGCGGATCTTGATCGACGGATCAAACTGGCCGAAGCAAATGCTGCGAACAATGCTCTGAATCCGCAGGATGAAGTCGCTAATATTGCTGGCCTACAGAACGCGCGCACGGTTGCGATGCGTCTAAGCCAACTCAAGGCGACGGGCCGGATTGTTCTGAATGTGCGTCCCGACAGTAGTACTATCGCCGACATTCCAGATCTGCCGCTTGAAGATGGAGATGCGTTCGTCGTCCCACAGGTCCCCTTGAGTGTGGACGTATTTGGGTCCGTCTACACGCAGAATTCGTTTCTTTACAATTCTCACAAGCGCGCAGTCGACTATATTCGCGAAGCAGGTGGAGGAACCAGAACTGCTGATGTCAAACGCAGTTACATCGTCCGTGCGGACGGGTCTATTATCAGCCGTCAGTTCTCCTCCGCTCTGTTTACTGGGAACTTTGACTCAATCCATCTCCACCCGGGAGATGCTGTGGTTGTTCCCGAGCAGGTAGATAAGCGCCCGCTGCTGCGCAATCTGGTGGATATCGCGACAATCATTGGCCAATTCGGCCTCGGTATTGCTGCCATCAATGTGCTGTAG
- a CDS encoding glycosyltransferase family 9 protein has product MANQRRVLIIQAHNLGDAVISTTLVETIAHGLPTAQIDVLTRPEIGQIFAHNPSVDAVFTGRFPMGSVHDFGLKEMLTLPRIVGTLRRRGYTDVVNLAGDFREEFLGRLITHHDNWSPAWSADHPCSKVIRRSAIRLANRPIVIPADRPNIYDAAAIMGTAITGAAAEKAALYTPAKKRIIWNPLERAVGIHPMASQPWRRWEMEKWQALAQFLIQREIDVHVFGSPSEAKELNAYFGRLDTSRISIVTGNLSDYFAAVSRMRVLLCPDSFASHVAFALGVPAILLNGANDAAAWPPPGTVVLAAGPELKCYPCYNRPTCFGSSDEYACVRRIKMDSVIEAVWEALKDASDNQHLFPLFQQPLTV; this is encoded by the coding sequence ATGGCAAATCAACGTAGAGTACTGATAATTCAGGCGCATAATCTAGGAGATGCTGTCATCAGCACCACCCTAGTGGAAACCATAGCGCATGGCCTTCCTACTGCTCAGATCGATGTTTTAACCAGACCAGAGATAGGTCAGATATTTGCCCATAACCCCTCCGTGGATGCTGTCTTTACAGGTCGCTTTCCAATGGGTTCGGTTCACGACTTCGGACTAAAGGAGATGCTCACACTCCCTCGCATAGTGGGCACGTTACGCCGTAGAGGTTACACTGACGTCGTCAATCTGGCAGGCGATTTCCGCGAGGAATTCCTAGGACGATTAATAACCCATCACGACAACTGGAGTCCAGCCTGGTCGGCTGATCACCCATGCAGTAAAGTGATTCGACGTTCAGCTATTCGTCTCGCAAATCGACCCATAGTGATCCCTGCGGATAGACCCAACATCTATGATGCGGCAGCGATCATGGGAACGGCGATTACCGGTGCGGCGGCCGAGAAAGCTGCCCTTTACACGCCTGCAAAAAAGAGAATTATCTGGAACCCTCTGGAGCGTGCGGTGGGCATTCATCCCATGGCAAGCCAACCCTGGAGACGGTGGGAGATGGAGAAATGGCAGGCGCTAGCTCAATTCCTGATCCAGCGTGAGATCGACGTACACGTATTCGGCTCCCCTTCAGAGGCGAAAGAGCTCAATGCATACTTTGGCCGGCTGGATACATCGAGAATCAGCATTGTGACAGGCAACCTCTCGGACTACTTTGCCGCAGTCTCTCGAATGCGCGTGTTGCTTTGCCCCGATAGTTTTGCTTCGCACGTTGCCTTTGCTCTAGGCGTGCCGGCAATCCTCTTGAATGGAGCCAATGACGCAGCGGCATGGCCACCTCCTGGAACTGTGGTTCTAGCCGCCGGACCGGAGCTTAAGTGCTATCCCTGTTACAACCGTCCCACATGCTTTGGCAGTTCCGATGAATACGCGTGTGTTCGGCGGATCAAGATGGATTCAGTGATCGAGGCAGTCTGGGAGGCACTGAAAGATGCTTCCGATAATCAGCACCTCTTCCCTCTCTTCCAACAGCCTCTCACCGTCTAA
- a CDS encoding glycosyltransferase, which translates to MQPVTRLLAVVVLYKLQPRDSSTLQTLLSVAASTYSEKLDLKILVWDNTPGGQLVEDLPEGVLYESAPQNPGLAQAYNQALRLADAEGYEWLLTLDQDSFVPENFLTRVADLGRELSQVETVGAIVPQVIADGRIISPFQFIFHAVPHWFHQGFVGISKRAAYAANSGSILRVSALREIDGYDPMFPLDLSDTNLFHRLYTSGKRVFIAGDVLMHHDFALLNKQARMSIERYDASLMDDCAFWDLYMGPLARFERILRFAVRICKDFFKPGETIFRERTLLELKRRLFKSRKARIAEWRAWATLRRDTSAQDQSVS; encoded by the coding sequence ATGCAGCCAGTTACGAGGCTGCTTGCTGTAGTTGTTCTATACAAGCTACAGCCACGAGATTCTTCGACACTGCAAACGCTTCTCTCGGTTGCGGCCAGCACTTATTCTGAGAAACTCGATCTAAAGATACTGGTCTGGGACAATACGCCCGGCGGCCAACTTGTGGAAGATCTTCCCGAGGGAGTTCTGTATGAATCTGCACCGCAGAACCCGGGCTTGGCACAGGCCTATAACCAAGCTCTAAGGCTTGCTGATGCAGAGGGATACGAGTGGCTTCTCACATTGGATCAGGATTCCTTTGTGCCCGAGAATTTCCTGACGAGAGTAGCGGATCTCGGCCGTGAACTGAGCCAGGTAGAGACGGTCGGAGCTATTGTTCCGCAGGTGATTGCAGATGGCCGCATCATCTCTCCTTTTCAGTTCATATTCCACGCAGTGCCCCACTGGTTCCACCAGGGTTTTGTGGGCATCTCGAAGAGGGCGGCCTATGCTGCCAATTCCGGATCTATATTGCGGGTCAGCGCTCTCCGTGAGATTGATGGCTATGATCCCATGTTCCCGCTCGATCTCAGCGATACCAATCTTTTTCATCGTCTTTATACCTCTGGCAAACGAGTTTTCATCGCTGGTGATGTACTGATGCACCATGACTTCGCCTTACTCAACAAGCAGGCCCGTATGAGCATTGAGCGGTATGATGCATCTCTTATGGATGATTGTGCGTTCTGGGACCTCTACATGGGCCCTCTCGCAAGATTCGAACGGATCTTACGATTTGCAGTCAGAATTTGTAAGGACTTTTTCAAGCCTGGCGAAACGATCTTCCGTGAACGGACTCTTCTGGAGTTAAAGCGGCGACTCTTCAAGTCGAGAAAGGCGCGGATCGCCGAGTGGCGGGCGTGGGCTACATTGCGGCGCGATACGTCAGCACAGGATCAGAGTGTATCTTGA
- the rfbB gene encoding dTDP-glucose 4,6-dehydratase: MTDCILVTGGAGFIGSNFVIEWFAQGGGPLVNLDKLTYAGNLENLASIESNPAYTFVRGDICDAELVGRLFEEHHPRAIVHFAAESHVDRSILGPEAFLKTNIDGTFTLLQAARAYYGTLQGEDKSRFRFLHVSTDEVYGTLGPDDPAFHEETPYSPNSPYAASKASSDHLVRAWVHTYGLPAVITNCSNNYGPFQFPEKLIPLMISNALQGKPLPVYGDGQQIRDWLYVRDHCRAIMTVLEKGTIGECYNVGGNNQRANIDVVNALCSLLDELVPDSANRPHAQLITYVKDRPGHDRRYAIDARKIQRELNWFPEESFETGFRKTVEWYLANAEWVEHVTSGAYQQWMTSNYSDRTTVAAGGAR; encoded by the coding sequence ATGACTGACTGCATTCTGGTAACCGGGGGAGCTGGGTTTATCGGCTCCAATTTCGTGATTGAGTGGTTCGCCCAGGGCGGCGGCCCTCTCGTCAATCTGGACAAACTGACCTACGCTGGCAACCTCGAGAATCTCGCTTCCATAGAGTCCAACCCTGCTTATACCTTCGTTCGCGGCGATATCTGCGATGCTGAGCTTGTGGGCCGCCTTTTCGAGGAGCATCACCCTCGTGCCATCGTCCACTTTGCAGCAGAGAGCCATGTCGACCGTTCGATTCTTGGGCCTGAGGCGTTTCTAAAGACCAATATCGACGGGACGTTCACCCTGTTACAGGCCGCCCGGGCCTACTATGGCACGCTTCAGGGCGAGGATAAATCCCGCTTCCGTTTCCTCCACGTCTCCACCGACGAGGTATACGGCACGCTGGGACCTGACGATCCAGCCTTCCATGAGGAGACCCCGTACTCGCCGAACAGCCCGTACGCTGCTTCGAAGGCGTCCTCCGATCACCTGGTCCGCGCCTGGGTCCACACATATGGCTTGCCCGCGGTCATCACGAACTGTTCCAACAACTATGGGCCGTTCCAGTTTCCGGAGAAGCTGATTCCGCTCATGATCTCCAACGCGCTTCAGGGTAAACCGCTGCCTGTCTATGGAGACGGCCAGCAGATCCGCGACTGGCTTTACGTCAGGGATCATTGCCGCGCCATCATGACTGTGCTCGAAAAGGGCACGATTGGCGAGTGCTACAACGTCGGCGGCAACAACCAGCGTGCCAATATCGACGTGGTGAATGCTCTCTGCTCTCTGCTGGATGAGCTTGTGCCGGACTCGGCCAATCGCCCTCACGCGCAGCTCATCACCTACGTGAAAGACCGCCCGGGCCACGATCGCCGCTATGCCATTGACGCACGCAAGATCCAGCGTGAGCTCAACTGGTTCCCAGAGGAGAGCTTCGAAACCGGCTTTCGCAAGACGGTGGAGTGGTATCTCGCCAACGCCGAGTGGGTGGAGCACGTCACGAGCGGTGCCTATCAGCAATGGATGACGTCTAATTACAGCGACCGGACCACGGTTGCTGCCGGAGGAGCACGATGA
- a CDS encoding glycosyltransferase has protein sequence MIAREECQAACGYHPVEAGWYLAQMGFFAVVVPTLNAAADWPLFAPALLQNVRPEDVLILDSSSTDGTVDLAKAAGFQVHSIQRADFNHGGTRQLAVDLLPHADILVYLTQDAILADSKDIETLLTAFIDPDVVAAYGRQLPRQGAGPIESHARSFNYPALSDVRTLKMRDSLGVKTIFISNSFAAYRRSALKEVGGFPSNTIFGEDTIVAAKLLLAHQKVAYVAEAQVYHSHPYTWMQEFRRYFDIGVLHSRERWLQEDFGKAGNEGKRFVLSELKYLWPRHMWLIPSTIVRTCLKLIGYRLGKAEHRLSPAWKRRISMHSSFWQ, from the coding sequence ATGATCGCAAGAGAAGAGTGCCAGGCAGCATGTGGATACCATCCGGTCGAGGCCGGATGGTATCTTGCCCAAATGGGGTTTTTTGCAGTTGTAGTCCCGACGTTGAATGCTGCTGCTGATTGGCCGCTGTTTGCGCCCGCTTTACTTCAGAACGTGAGGCCGGAAGATGTGCTCATCCTCGACTCATCTTCAACGGATGGCACGGTCGATCTGGCCAAGGCGGCAGGCTTCCAGGTACACAGCATTCAGCGAGCGGACTTCAACCATGGCGGCACTCGTCAACTTGCGGTCGATCTCCTGCCGCATGCCGATATTCTGGTCTATCTTACGCAGGATGCCATCCTTGCCGACTCGAAGGATATCGAGACATTGCTCACTGCCTTCATTGACCCGGATGTGGTTGCGGCTTACGGGCGGCAGCTGCCGCGACAGGGGGCGGGCCCGATTGAGAGTCATGCCCGAAGCTTCAACTATCCTGCCCTATCGGATGTGCGAACGCTGAAGATGCGGGATAGCCTTGGGGTCAAAACCATCTTCATTTCGAACTCTTTCGCCGCATACAGGCGTTCCGCGCTGAAGGAGGTTGGTGGTTTTCCTTCCAACACGATCTTTGGTGAAGACACGATTGTTGCCGCCAAATTACTCCTTGCTCATCAGAAGGTCGCCTATGTAGCCGAAGCGCAGGTGTACCACTCTCATCCCTATACCTGGATGCAGGAGTTCAGGCGCTACTTCGATATTGGGGTTTTGCACTCTCGTGAGCGTTGGCTACAGGAAGATTTTGGTAAAGCTGGGAATGAAGGCAAACGTTTCGTCCTCTCTGAGCTGAAATACCTATGGCCGCGACACATGTGGCTCATTCCTTCCACAATCGTTCGTACCTGTCTTAAACTGATCGGTTATCGCCTGGGGAAGGCTGAGCATCGATTAAGCCCTGCATGGAAACGCAGGATCAGTATGCATAGTTCTTTTTGGCAATGA
- a CDS encoding glycosyltransferase family 2 protein, producing MALNVGWTLATLVQACMTHMDDEICCTLLERDLFDLLLGTSGIPSSIRSAMISAIILWMALRIEEDKQQRYMPRVVEPLVSIITVVFGAVQDLPELFDSVARFKSNNIEFIVIDGGSKDGTRELLGQYDSVIDYWVSEPDRGIYDAMNKGIAAARGTFLFHLNAGDRLLHLPIQELIVARSNDTDVAAFRVLLDGKREFRPRCGVELRLKNTLHHQGTFYKRAGFPVYNIDYRVFADFDANQRLARDGARIAIFNQVVASHMGGGLSDVQTEATVAEFFEVIRKNYGWIHLPPAWLICKWRGLNTRLSLLLQRLSC from the coding sequence ATGGCACTGAATGTAGGTTGGACTCTGGCGACGTTGGTGCAAGCCTGCATGACCCATATGGATGACGAGATATGCTGTACGTTACTTGAACGAGATCTTTTCGACCTCCTTCTCGGGACCTCGGGTATCCCAAGCTCCATCAGGTCGGCGATGATCTCCGCTATAATTCTATGGATGGCGTTGAGAATAGAAGAGGATAAGCAGCAGCGATACATGCCAAGAGTCGTTGAGCCTCTCGTTTCGATTATCACCGTTGTGTTTGGCGCGGTGCAAGACCTTCCAGAATTGTTTGACAGTGTTGCTCGCTTCAAGAGTAACAATATTGAGTTTATCGTAATTGATGGCGGATCGAAGGATGGCACGCGAGAGCTGCTCGGCCAGTATGATTCCGTGATCGATTATTGGGTGAGTGAGCCAGATCGCGGGATCTATGATGCAATGAACAAAGGCATTGCTGCGGCTCGAGGAACTTTTCTCTTCCATCTCAATGCTGGAGATAGACTCCTGCATCTTCCCATTCAGGAGCTTATAGTCGCCCGGTCCAATGATACGGACGTTGCAGCGTTCCGTGTCTTGCTCGATGGAAAACGTGAGTTTCGGCCACGTTGCGGAGTCGAATTACGCCTTAAGAATACCTTGCACCATCAGGGAACGTTTTATAAGAGAGCGGGTTTTCCTGTTTACAACATAGATTATCGAGTCTTCGCTGACTTCGACGCGAATCAGCGACTCGCGCGCGATGGAGCCCGCATTGCGATCTTCAACCAGGTTGTCGCCTCGCATATGGGTGGCGGCTTGTCGGATGTGCAGACAGAGGCGACCGTCGCTGAGTTCTTTGAGGTGATCCGAAAAAACTATGGGTGGATCCACCTGCCGCCAGCATGGCTGATATGCAAATGGCGAGGTCTGAACACGCGACTTTCATTGCTTCTCCAACGTCTCTCCTGCTGA
- a CDS encoding capsule assembly Wzi family protein has translation METRNAASSSPGDSPAAPPSLLLAPSLEPQGQRSATIDTYESPQSQIAENDRFGSTNVPMDSWIYPALERLSAMGFIPSQNVSIRPWTRQECLRQVQEVEEVLSSYGISDSMNEEAQRLLSDLQKELEQPPDSGGIALESAYTRFGTIAGPALTDGYHFGQTWWNDFGRPLDRGSSAIAGFSVRATHGRFFLYDRQELQQSPGVSAITTAESQLFNSLDNIPFGTSAPNLLPPTPAGAAYLRQRPLELYAGVAFSGNALSFGKQELFWGPTTMGPWAFSSNAEPTYNLRLVATRPHPFPFLPALGTYKFDIVFGKLSGHKYPARPYYNGQKADLTFGSNLEISFTRWSVLWGVGHPMTLKSLKDNIFSSNSTSTGTYGYGDRSDPGDRKSDFDFRLHVPGLRKLVTIYADAYADDELNPIDAPRRVAWAPGIYLARLPYLPHMDLRFEMASSEELSRDEGGTRFFINNQYRDSNTNKGFLLGNAVGRDARAFEGRTGYWFSSRSRIEVGYRQSKGGLSFLPGGSTISDGFVNASYAITPEWSAQLFSQYERFDIPSYLPGSHHNESGWLQITWNPKIHVPKS, from the coding sequence ATGGAAACCAGAAACGCTGCCTCCTCATCTCCGGGCGACTCCCCAGCGGCACCACCTTCCCTGCTCCTCGCTCCTTCTTTAGAGCCCCAAGGTCAGCGTTCAGCCACAATCGACACCTACGAGTCACCCCAATCCCAAATAGCAGAGAATGACCGTTTCGGTTCAACCAACGTTCCCATGGATAGCTGGATCTACCCAGCCCTCGAACGCCTCTCAGCGATGGGATTTATTCCATCACAGAACGTCTCGATCCGGCCATGGACGCGCCAGGAGTGCCTTCGCCAGGTACAAGAGGTCGAAGAGGTTCTCTCCTCATATGGCATTAGCGATTCGATGAACGAGGAGGCGCAACGCCTCCTGTCCGACCTCCAGAAGGAGCTCGAACAGCCACCGGACAGCGGCGGCATCGCCCTCGAATCGGCATACACCCGCTTCGGAACGATCGCCGGTCCTGCCCTGACAGACGGCTATCACTTCGGGCAGACATGGTGGAACGACTTCGGCAGACCACTTGACCGTGGCAGCAGCGCCATCGCAGGCTTCTCCGTCCGCGCCACACACGGGCGCTTCTTCCTCTACGACCGTCAGGAGTTGCAGCAAAGTCCGGGCGTTTCAGCGATCACCACAGCCGAATCTCAGTTATTCAACTCACTGGACAACATCCCGTTTGGCACCTCCGCCCCCAATCTGCTCCCCCCCACCCCGGCCGGCGCGGCCTACCTGAGACAGCGCCCTCTTGAGCTCTACGCCGGAGTCGCCTTCAGCGGCAATGCCCTCTCCTTCGGCAAGCAGGAGCTCTTCTGGGGGCCAACCACTATGGGCCCATGGGCTTTTTCGAGCAATGCCGAACCCACCTACAACCTGCGCCTGGTCGCCACAAGACCGCATCCATTTCCCTTCCTTCCAGCGTTAGGAACCTACAAGTTCGATATCGTTTTCGGAAAGCTCTCTGGCCACAAGTACCCTGCACGCCCTTACTACAACGGACAAAAGGCTGATCTCACCTTCGGCAGCAATCTCGAGATCAGCTTCACGCGATGGTCGGTTCTCTGGGGTGTCGGTCATCCCATGACCCTCAAGAGTCTGAAGGACAATATCTTCAGCTCCAACTCTACCTCGACAGGAACTTATGGCTACGGCGACCGCTCCGATCCCGGCGACCGCAAAAGCGATTTCGACTTCCGCCTGCACGTACCAGGGCTGCGAAAACTCGTCACTATCTATGCCGACGCATACGCCGACGACGAGCTGAACCCCATTGACGCTCCACGACGAGTCGCCTGGGCCCCGGGAATCTATCTCGCCCGTCTCCCCTACCTTCCTCACATGGATCTCCGCTTCGAGATGGCCAGCTCGGAAGAGCTCAGCCGCGATGAGGGCGGAACGCGTTTCTTCATCAACAACCAGTACCGCGACTCGAACACAAACAAGGGCTTTCTGCTCGGCAACGCGGTAGGCCGCGACGCGCGCGCCTTCGAAGGGAGAACCGGCTATTGGTTCTCCTCACGCTCTCGCATCGAAGTCGGCTATCGGCAGAGCAAAGGTGGCTTGTCCTTTCTCCCCGGCGGCAGCACCATCAGCGACGGCTTCGTCAACGCCTCCTACGCCATCACCCCGGAATGGTCCGCGCAACTCTTCAGCCAGTATGAGCGATTTGACATCCCCTCTTACCTGCCCGGCTCCCACCACAACGAAAGCGGCTGGCTCCAGATCACATGGAACCCAAAGATCCATGTGCCAAAGTCGTAA
- the rfbA gene encoding glucose-1-phosphate thymidylyltransferase RfbA yields MKGILLAGGSGTRLHPVTQALSKQLLPVYDKPMVYYPLSALMLAGIRDILIISTPEDTPRFKQLLGTGEQWGISLTYAVQPSPDGLAQAFLIGKEFLAGEGCCLVLGDNIFYGHDFAHILREAAARPEGATVFAYPVLDPERYGVVEFDEQRRAISLEEKPAKPKSRYAVTGIYFYDAQVVGIAEGLKPSPRGELEITDVNRWYLEQGQLRTEVLGRGIAWLDTGTHDSLLEAATFISTIEHRQGLKVACPEEIAYRLGYIDEAQLKVLAGRIAKSTYGQYLLRMIEDKVY; encoded by the coding sequence ATGAAGGGGATCCTACTGGCCGGAGGCTCCGGAACCAGGCTGCATCCGGTGACACAGGCGTTGTCGAAGCAGCTTCTGCCGGTCTACGACAAGCCGATGGTGTACTATCCGCTTTCTGCGCTGATGCTTGCAGGCATTCGCGACATCCTCATCATCTCCACGCCGGAGGACACGCCGCGCTTCAAGCAGCTTCTGGGCACCGGCGAGCAGTGGGGCATTTCGCTGACCTATGCCGTGCAGCCTTCGCCGGATGGGCTCGCGCAGGCTTTTCTGATCGGCAAGGAGTTTCTCGCCGGTGAGGGCTGCTGCCTCGTCCTAGGAGACAACATCTTCTACGGCCACGATTTTGCCCATATCCTCCGCGAAGCCGCTGCCCGTCCAGAAGGTGCCACTGTCTTTGCCTATCCGGTGCTTGATCCTGAGCGCTATGGCGTTGTGGAGTTCGACGAGCAGCGGCGAGCGATCTCTCTGGAAGAGAAGCCAGCCAAGCCCAAGTCGCGTTATGCCGTAACCGGTATCTATTTTTACGATGCGCAGGTCGTCGGCATTGCCGAGGGACTCAAGCCCTCGCCACGCGGCGAACTCGAGATCACTGACGTCAACCGTTGGTATCTTGAGCAGGGCCAGCTCCGTACCGAGGTTCTCGGGCGCGGAATTGCCTGGCTCGACACCGGCACTCACGATTCGCTCCTGGAAGCCGCTACGTTTATCAGCACGATTGAACACCGCCAGGGCCTCAAGGTCGCTTGCCCCGAGGAGATCGCCTACCGGCTGGGCTACATTGACGAGGCGCAGTTGAAGGTGCTCGCCGGGCGTATCGCTAAGAGTACCTATGGGCAGTACCTTCTGCGGATGATTGAAGACAAGGTCTACTAA